A stretch of DNA from Candidatus Hydrogenedens sp.:
GATGATAATTTTAACTTTAACCGAGAAAGAGTTTTTAAATTTTCGGAGTTGGTAAAAAACAAGAATTTAAAATTAAAATTTTCCTTTCCAAATGCAATCCGAGGGGATTTAGTAAATGAGGAAGTAGTAGAAGCCCTTTGTTCTATGGGTACCTATATGTGCTCTTTTGCTTTAGAGACAGGTTCCCCACGAATGCAGAAATTTACCTGTAAAAACCTTGATATTCCTAAATTTTTAGATGGTATAGAAATGATGGTTAAAAGAGGGGTTTATGCCAATGGATTTTGTATGATGGGGTTTCCTACGGAAACGGAAGAAGAATTACAAATGACAATAGATATTGCATCAAATTCCATGTTACACACTGCAAGTTTTTTTACAGTTATTCCATTTCCTGGAACACCTCTTTTTGAATGGCTTAAAATTAATCGCCCGGAAAAGTTAAATAATTTTAATTATATGAACATTGATTTTGCAGGGGCTAAAATCAACTTAACAGATTTACCAGATGAAGTTCTTTTCAATTATCAACGCAAAGCCAATTGGGTTTTTTTCATGAATCCCAATCGTATTTACCGATTACTTAGAGTTTATCCCCAACCATTACAACTTATTCGTTATCTTCCCATTTATTTGTATAGAGCAACAAAAAATCTTGTAGTTAAATAAAAGATTAATAAAAATTTTATCTACTAAAAAATCCTGAAATTAGCAATATTAGTATTATTAATTTTTGATAATTAAAAATAATTTTGTATATTATATTAGTCATTTTATAGTTTTTTATGTTTATTTTTTGTTTTAGGAGTTATTGGATGAAAAGATTGATGTTTGGAAATGAAGCGATTGCGTTGGCAGCATTACATAATGGAATTACATTAGGCACCGGGTATCCTGGAACTCCATCTACTGAGATTTTGGAATATTTTTCGGAGTATGGTGGTAAGGCACAATGGTGCCCGAATGAAAAAGTGGCTCTTGAAGTGGGTATAGGTGTGGCTTTTGCAGGTGGAAATGCTTTGGTAACAATGAAACATGTTGGATTAAATGTTGCCTCAGACCCTTTGTTTACGGTGGCTTATACAGGTGTTGAGGGCGCCCTTGTGATTATTTCCGCAGATGACCCTGATATGCATTCCAGTCAGAACGAGCAAGACAATCGAAATTATGCGCGTTCTGCAGGTGTAATGATGTTAGAACCCTGCGACAGTCAAGAATGTTATGATTTCTTTTTTGAGGCAGTTCGACTTTCTAAAGAATGGGAATTGCCTGTTATTCTTAGACCAACGACAAGAGTTTGTCATTCGATGTCTATTGTTGAATATAAAGAAAGAGAATACAGTCCTGTATTACCCATTAAATATAATCCGGACAAACCAGGTCGGGTGATGATTCCTGGTTATGCAAGACCTGCACATAGAAGATTAAGAGAAAAGTTATCAAAAATTAAGAAGTGGAATGAAACCTGTGAACTTAATAGGGAAGAGATTAAATCAGAAGAATTAGGAATCATAACTTCAGGTGTTTCCTATCTCCATGTTTTGGAAGCCGAACCGAATGCTTCTGTTTTGAAGATAGGAATGTGTTATCCATTTCCCGAAAATAAGGTTCGTAGCTTTGTCCAAAGGCATAAAAGATGCATAGTTATTGAAGAAGGAGACCCGTTCTTAGTTGAAAATTGCCGATATTATGGTATCTCCGTTGAAGAGAAACCGGAGATGTATCGTTTCGGAGAACTAAATGTAAATAGAGTTCGTCGCATTTTGAAAGAGGACACCTCTCCTGAACCCCTAATAAAACGGGGAAGACCTCCGAGATTATGTGATGGTTGTCCTCATAGAGCAACTTTTACTTTATTAAGTAAGATGAATTGTATTGTTACAGGAGATATAGGTTGTTATACTTTAAGTGTCCTACCTCCTTTCCAGGCTATGGATTCCTGCGTTTGTATGGGTGCGAGTATTACAGTAGGTCTTGGTTTGAGACATTCTCTGCCTACGGAAGAAGCAAAAAAGGTGGTCAGTGTCATAGGAGATAGTACATTTATCCATAGTGGTTTGCCCGGAATTGTAGAAATGGTATACAATCCACCACCCACGGGACATGTCGTTATTGTTCTTGATAATAGTACAACTGCAATGACAGGCATGCAAGAACATCCGGGGACGGGTAAAAAATTAAATCATGAACCAACAAACCAGGTGAAAATAGAGGAAGTGGCGAAGGCTATCGGGGTAGAAAATGTTGTTGTTACTGACCGTGTATCTATCCTCGAAAAAGCATTAGAAGAAGCACTTAATAATAACAGAACCAATCTTATTGTAGTAAGAAAAACATGTGCTTTATTGAGAAAAAAACAACAGAAAAATGAAACACAACAGATAGCAGGAGAAAAGACGAATGTTGCAACAGGAAGTAACTAATATTATTTGCGCAGGTATTGGTGGAACGGGAGTTATATTATCATCAAATATTTTAGCAAACGCAGCTTTCCTTGCTGGTTATGATGTCCGAAAAAGTGAAATTCATGGAATGAGTCAGAGAGGTGGTTCTGTATCCAGCGATGTTCGTTTTGGTAAAAAAGTTTATAGTCCTATGGTACCTGATGGTGAAGCTGACTTCCTTATTGTTATGCATCCTGATGAGCTGGAAAATAATTTATATCGCTTAAAATCGGATGGAATTGTGATAGATATTTCTTTGATTGTTGGAGGAAGTAGAGATTTGTCGCTCCTCAATGAAGAAAAATACCTGCCAGTAAACCAAAAAAACTTTAATATATGTCTTTTAGGTGCTTTGAGCAGTTACCTAAATATTTCCTATGAATGCTGGCAAAATGCCATATTTTCAAATTTGCCTAAAAAGGTTCATGAGCAGAACAAAGGGGTATTTGAATATGGGATGAAATTAACGGAATCCGTAAGAGCAAAATAGTTTTTTTATTGTTCACAATTTGTATAATTAATACGACCCATATTATAAAAAATCAAAATATTTCTAAAGGAAAAACTATGAAATCGAATGAATTTATTATAGGTGTTGATGTTGGGGGAACAAAAATTCTATCTATTGTTGTGAACAATAAATTAGAAATTATTTCAAGATGTCGTAAAAAAACGAAAGGTTGGGTAAAAGATACAAAACCCGAGGATAAAATTATTCAAACCATAGAAGAATCCCTTGAACAAGCAGGAAATCCAAAAATCATAGGGATTGGTATTGGAGCACCCGGACCTGTAGACCCAAAAAATGGAATTGTTATAAATACTCCAAATCTTGGCTGGGAAAATTTTCCTGTTGTAGATATTCTTTCAAAACATTTTGCAGTTCCCGTTGTTTTAGATAACGATGTAAATTTAGGAACTTATGCAGAATGGCTATTGGGAAAAAATAAAGAAGCAAAACATGTTGTAGGTGTTTTTCCGGGCACAGGTATTGGCGGAGGGCTTATTGTAAACCGCAAGATTGTCCATGGAGCCAGTGGTGGTGCTGGAGAAGTAGGGCATATGACACTACAGATAGATGGTCCTCTATGTGGCTGTGGTAAAAGAGGATGTTTAGAAGCGTTAGCATCAAGAATCGCAATAACACGAGAAATCGCTGGACTAATTCTTCGTGGCGAATCAACATATCTTGCCGAAAAAGTAGGAACTGATATTGCAAAAATAAGAAGTAGTATTATTGCAGATGCCATAGACCATGGTGAAAAAAAAGTAGAGGATATTGTAAGGAAAGCGGCTTATTTAACCGGTGTGGCTATATCAAATCTCATAAATGTAATGAGTCCAGAATTAGTTATATTAGGTGGAGGTCTGATAGAAGCATTAGGAAAAATATACCAAGAGGAAATTCAACGAGCTGTTAAAGAGCATGCTATGCCATTTTTAAGAAAAAAAGTATCAATAGAAATAGGAAAATTAGGAGACGATGCCGTAGCATTAGGTGCCGCTCTTTTGTGTGCAAAAAAGAATGATAAACTATAAAAATAATCGTTATATAGGAGAAGATATATGGATTTAGATTGGATGTTAGTAAAACCGAAATTAATGCCTCCTATGGACCCGAATTATATACCCCCCAAATTAGCCAATGACCAATTTAGGAAGAAGGTAAATGAAACAAAAGATGCAACAAAAGTTATTATTGCTTTAGAAAGGTTAAATCGTTCCATATCCCGTTTTGAAACAAAAATATTTTCAGAAGAACACCCTTTGTTTGAGTCAGGATTTTATTATATAGAAAGAATTTT
This window harbors:
- a CDS encoding thiamine pyrophosphate-dependent enzyme, producing MKRLMFGNEAIALAALHNGITLGTGYPGTPSTEILEYFSEYGGKAQWCPNEKVALEVGIGVAFAGGNALVTMKHVGLNVASDPLFTVAYTGVEGALVIISADDPDMHSSQNEQDNRNYARSAGVMMLEPCDSQECYDFFFEAVRLSKEWELPVILRPTTRVCHSMSIVEYKEREYSPVLPIKYNPDKPGRVMIPGYARPAHRRLREKLSKIKKWNETCELNREEIKSEELGIITSGVSYLHVLEAEPNASVLKIGMCYPFPENKVRSFVQRHKRCIVIEEGDPFLVENCRYYGISVEEKPEMYRFGELNVNRVRRILKEDTSPEPLIKRGRPPRLCDGCPHRATFTLLSKMNCIVTGDIGCYTLSVLPPFQAMDSCVCMGASITVGLGLRHSLPTEEAKKVVSVIGDSTFIHSGLPGIVEMVYNPPPTGHVVIVLDNSTTAMTGMQEHPGTGKKLNHEPTNQVKIEEVAKAIGVENVVVTDRVSILEKALEEALNNNRTNLIVVRKTCALLRKKQQKNETQQIAGEKTNVATGSN
- a CDS encoding indolepyruvate oxidoreductase subunit beta, with protein sequence MLQQEVTNIICAGIGGTGVILSSNILANAAFLAGYDVRKSEIHGMSQRGGSVSSDVRFGKKVYSPMVPDGEADFLIVMHPDELENNLYRLKSDGIVIDISLIVGGSRDLSLLNEEKYLPVNQKNFNICLLGALSSYLNISYECWQNAIFSNLPKKVHEQNKGVFEYGMKLTESVRAK
- a CDS encoding ROK family protein, with translation MKSNEFIIGVDVGGTKILSIVVNNKLEIISRCRKKTKGWVKDTKPEDKIIQTIEESLEQAGNPKIIGIGIGAPGPVDPKNGIVINTPNLGWENFPVVDILSKHFAVPVVLDNDVNLGTYAEWLLGKNKEAKHVVGVFPGTGIGGGLIVNRKIVHGASGGAGEVGHMTLQIDGPLCGCGKRGCLEALASRIAITREIAGLILRGESTYLAEKVGTDIAKIRSSIIADAIDHGEKKVEDIVRKAAYLTGVAISNLINVMSPELVILGGGLIEALGKIYQEEIQRAVKEHAMPFLRKKVSIEIGKLGDDAVALGAALLCAKKNDKL